From a single Pseudobutyrivibrio xylanivorans genomic region:
- a CDS encoding acetate/propionate family kinase: MKILVINCGSSSLKYQVIDSESEQVLCKGLCERIGIDGRIVYQKAGLDKEITDIAMPTHKEAVAAVIDAITNASTGALKSLDEIDAVGHRVVHGGEKFAASALITDEMIKVVEECNDLAPLHNPANIIGINACRELMPGKPQVGVFDTAFHQTMPKEAYMYAVPYKYYEQYGVRRYGFHGTSHSYVSKRVCEFANADINNSKIIVCHIGNGASCCAVLNGKSVDTSMGLSPLEGLVMGTRSGDIDPSAVEFMAKKDGLDFAGVMNVLNKESGALGVSGISSDFRDLIAASAEGNERAKLAMDMIAYRIAKYVGAYAAAMNGVDMICFTAGLGENNAGLRQAVCDHLGFMGVELDASRNDGPSEDKLISADSSKVKVYVIPTNEEVMIARDTAAIVSAK, encoded by the coding sequence ATGAAGATTTTAGTTATTAACTGTGGTAGCTCATCTCTTAAGTATCAGGTTATCGACTCTGAAAGCGAGCAGGTTCTTTGCAAGGGTCTTTGCGAGAGAATCGGTATCGATGGACGTATCGTATATCAGAAGGCTGGTCTCGATAAGGAAATTACTGATATTGCAATGCCTACACACAAGGAGGCTGTTGCAGCTGTAATCGATGCAATCACAAATGCATCTACAGGTGCTCTTAAGTCACTTGACGAAATCGATGCTGTAGGTCACAGAGTTGTTCACGGTGGTGAGAAGTTCGCAGCTTCAGCACTTATCACAGATGAGATGATTAAGGTTGTTGAGGAGTGTAACGATCTTGCTCCACTTCACAACCCAGCAAATATCATTGGTATTAATGCATGCCGTGAGCTTATGCCAGGCAAGCCACAGGTTGGTGTTTTTGATACAGCTTTCCATCAGACAATGCCAAAGGAAGCTTATATGTACGCAGTTCCTTACAAGTACTATGAGCAGTACGGTGTTCGTCGTTATGGTTTCCACGGAACATCTCATAGCTATGTTTCAAAGAGAGTTTGCGAGTTTGCAAACGCTGATATTAACAATTCAAAGATTATCGTTTGCCACATTGGTAATGGTGCATCTTGCTGTGCAGTATTAAACGGAAAGTCAGTTGATACTTCAATGGGTCTTTCTCCACTTGAGGGTCTTGTTATGGGTACTCGTTCTGGTGACATCGATCCTTCAGCAGTTGAATTCATGGCAAAGAAGGACGGTCTTGATTTCGCAGGTGTTATGAATGTCCTTAACAAGGAGTCAGGTGCACTTGGTGTTTCTGGCATCTCTTCAGACTTCCGTGATCTTATTGCAGCTTCAGCAGAAGGTAATGAGAGAGCAAAGCTTGCTATGGATATGATTGCTTACCGTATCGCTAAGTATGTTGGTGCATACGCAGCAGCTATGAACGGTGTAGATATGATTTGCTTCACAGCAGGTCTTGGCGAGAACAATGCTGGCCTTCGTCAGGCAGTTTGTGATCACCTTGGATTCATGGGCGTTGAGCTTGATGCATCTAGAAATGATGGTCCTTCAGAGGACAAGCTTATTTCTGCAGATTCTTCAAAGGTTAAGGTATACGTTATCCCTACAAATGAGGAAGTTATGATTGCAAGAGATACAGCTGCTATCGTTTCTGCTAAATAG
- a CDS encoding Cof-type HAD-IIB family hydrolase — protein MSNKLLAVDMDGTLFDDDKKISKENLEAITKLLDAGHVFAFDTGRPNNALKKILSVYKEFHRDNVYMLGYQGVVGTTMLSDDILFGDYIDEENAIELVNAILEANFTCIVFDNGCIYTFNDNHFIESYKQLSKEQLIYITDVNELKGKHITKIMAVDYDYPEHLQAFKDDNASIFDDRFESFFSHYAFLEYVKRGTGKGDGIKKLAEFLNIPLSHVVACGDERNDISMVELAGVGVAMANGRDELKAVADYVTENDNNNSGIAEVINKFFI, from the coding sequence ATGAGTAATAAGCTTTTAGCCGTGGATATGGACGGCACACTTTTTGATGATGATAAAAAGATTTCAAAGGAGAATTTAGAGGCAATTACAAAGCTTTTGGATGCAGGCCATGTATTTGCATTCGATACAGGAAGACCAAACAATGCTTTGAAAAAGATTTTATCAGTCTACAAGGAATTCCATCGAGATAATGTTTACATGCTTGGCTATCAGGGTGTTGTTGGAACAACAATGTTGAGTGATGACATTCTTTTTGGTGATTATATTGATGAAGAAAATGCTATTGAGCTTGTAAATGCTATCCTTGAAGCAAACTTCACCTGTATCGTTTTTGATAACGGATGTATTTATACTTTTAATGACAACCATTTCATTGAAAGCTATAAGCAGCTTTCGAAGGAGCAACTGATTTATATCACAGATGTAAACGAGCTTAAGGGCAAGCACATTACTAAGATAATGGCTGTTGATTACGACTATCCTGAGCATCTTCAGGCTTTTAAGGATGATAATGCATCAATTTTTGATGACAGATTTGAAAGCTTCTTTTCACATTATGCATTTCTTGAGTATGTGAAGCGCGGAACAGGAAAGGGCGATGGAATCAAAAAGCTTGCAGAATTCTTAAATATTCCACTTTCTCATGTTGTAGCCTGCGGTGATGAAAGAAACGACATTAGTATGGTTGAGCTCGCGGGAGTTGGCGTTGCGATGGCCAATGGCAGAGATGAATTGAAGGCTGTTGCAGATTATGTTACAGAAAATGATAACAACAATTCTGGTATAGCAGAGGTTATAAATAAATTTTTTATTTAA
- the rpmF gene encoding 50S ribosomal protein L32: MSICPKNKSSKGRRDKRRANWKMSNPTLVKCSKCGELMVPHRVCKACGSYNKKEIVAVD; this comes from the coding sequence ATGTCTATTTGTCCAAAGAACAAATCTTCTAAGGGAAGAAGAGATAAAAGAAGAGCAAACTGGAAGATGAGCAACCCAACACTTGTTAAGTGTTCTAAGTGTGGTGAGCTTATGGTACCACATCGTGTTTGCAAGGCTTGCGGTTCATACAACAAGAAAGAAATCGTAGCAGTTGATTAA
- a CDS encoding nucleotidyltransferase family protein: MVVGIVAEYNPFHNGHKLQIEYAKNVLKADQVVVAMSGSFTQRGEIACFDKYTRAHAALLCGADVILEIPTIFATSSAREFASAGVQLLASTGVIDSILFSAECPDRELFISEGEKLVELENSGAIDNEINTLVSNGISYAAARAKALKTFLSEELLSSPNNILGLEYCRYIFSNNIKMDIQVMKRQGNEYNDLSLTGQLSSASSIRQHFKLNHEFLAVPEEVKNLYKTSAFVSSNDISPILHYKLLTKDSYEDYHDCSHDLSDRIRNNLKDFVSYTQFCELLKTKNYEYSRISRVLCHILLGLHDVDFQTAKANEYITYIRMLGFSKNGNSLLGKIKKNASAPLVTEPSDIVNKFDIRAADIHRVITIEKTSNVSPNEYTRKFSLVNI, encoded by the coding sequence ATGGTAGTTGGAATCGTTGCAGAATACAACCCTTTTCACAATGGACACAAGCTCCAAATTGAATATGCCAAGAATGTATTAAAGGCTGACCAGGTTGTTGTAGCAATGTCTGGAAGCTTTACTCAGCGAGGTGAAATTGCTTGCTTTGACAAATACACCAGAGCTCATGCTGCCCTTTTGTGTGGCGCAGATGTTATTCTTGAAATTCCTACAATCTTCGCAACCTCATCTGCAAGAGAATTTGCATCTGCAGGAGTTCAACTGCTTGCAAGCACGGGAGTTATTGATAGTATTTTATTTTCAGCAGAATGTCCTGACAGGGAGTTATTTATCTCGGAAGGTGAGAAACTTGTAGAGCTTGAGAATTCAGGTGCAATAGACAACGAAATAAACACCCTCGTATCCAACGGAATCAGCTACGCTGCTGCCCGTGCGAAAGCATTAAAGACATTCCTTTCCGAAGAGCTGCTTTCATCCCCAAATAACATTTTAGGACTGGAATATTGCCGCTATATCTTTTCCAACAATATAAAAATGGATATACAGGTTATGAAGCGCCAAGGGAACGAATATAATGATTTAAGCCTGACTGGCCAGTTAAGCTCTGCATCTTCAATCAGACAGCATTTTAAGCTCAACCACGAATTCCTTGCCGTTCCAGAAGAAGTTAAAAATTTATATAAAACTTCAGCATTTGTCTCTTCAAATGACATATCTCCTATCCTTCATTACAAGCTACTTACAAAGGATAGCTATGAGGATTATCACGATTGTAGTCATGACTTATCTGATCGTATAAGAAACAATCTGAAGGATTTCGTATCATATACTCAATTCTGTGAACTATTAAAAACTAAAAACTATGAGTATTCAAGAATTAGTCGTGTGCTTTGTCACATCCTTTTAGGTCTGCATGATGTTGATTTTCAAACTGCAAAAGCAAACGAATATATTACATACATCAGGATGCTGGGGTTCTCTAAAAATGGGAATTCACTGCTTGGAAAAATTAAGAAAAACGCATCTGCCCCTCTTGTTACCGAACCGTCTGACATAGTGAACAAATTCGATATTAGGGCTGCTGATATTCACAGAGTGATTACAATAGAAAAAACTAGTAATGTATCACCTAATGAATACACAAGAAAATTCAGCTTAGTAAACATATAG
- the acpP gene encoding acyl carrier protein, translated as MEFELLKEIIAEVLNVDAAEIKESTTFVDDLGADSLDVFQIIMGVEEKLNIEVDTDAAEKLSTVGDAVELIKKTVAEK; from the coding sequence ATGGAATTCGAATTATTAAAGGAGATTATTGCTGAGGTATTAAACGTAGATGCAGCTGAGATTAAAGAGAGCACAACTTTCGTTGATGACCTTGGTGCTGATTCACTTGATGTTTTCCAGATTATAATGGGTGTTGAGGAAAAGCTCAATATCGAGGTTGATACAGATGCAGCTGAGAAGCTTTCAACTGTAGGTGATGCAGTTGAGCTTATCAAGAAGACTGTAGCTGAGAAATAA
- the rplT gene encoding 50S ribosomal protein L20: MARVKGGLNAKKRHNRTLKLAKGYRGARSKQYRVAKQSVMRALTSSYAGRKQKKRQFRQLWIARINAAARINGLSYSKFMYGLKLAGVEMNRKMLAELAVNDAEGFAKLVEVAKEKVAA, translated from the coding sequence ATGGCAAGAGTTAAAGGCGGATTAAACGCTAAGAAGAGACATAATAGAACATTAAAGTTAGCAAAGGGTTACAGAGGCGCTAGAAGCAAGCAGTATCGTGTTGCAAAGCAGTCAGTTATGCGTGCCCTTACATCTTCATATGCTGGTAGAAAGCAGAAGAAGAGACAGTTCAGACAGCTTTGGATCGCTCGTATCAATGCTGCAGCTCGTATCAATGGACTTTCATACTCTAAGTTCATGTATGGTCTTAAGCTTGCAGGTGTTGAGATGAACAGAAAGATGCTCGCTGAGCTCGCTGTTAACGACGCTGAAGGTTTTGCAAAGCTCGTTGAAGTAGCTAAGGAAAAGGTAGCTGCTTAA
- the infC gene encoding translation initiation factor IF-3, which yields MINEQIRDKEVRVIGSDGEQLGIMSAKEAQKLADDEGLDLVKISPKANPPVCKIVDYGKFRYEQARKEKEAKKKQHVVEVKEIRMSPNIDANDMNTKVNAAKKFISKGDKVKVTLRFRGREMAHMQSSKHILDDFAEALADVAVVEKAPKIEGRSMSLVLTEKKS from the coding sequence ATGATTAATGAGCAGATTCGCGATAAGGAAGTTCGTGTAATCGGTTCTGATGGGGAACAGCTTGGCATTATGTCAGCAAAGGAAGCTCAGAAGCTTGCAGATGACGAGGGCTTAGATCTCGTTAAGATTTCACCAAAGGCAAATCCACCAGTGTGCAAGATTGTTGATTACGGAAAGTTCCGTTATGAGCAGGCTCGCAAGGAAAAGGAAGCCAAGAAAAAGCAGCACGTTGTTGAGGTTAAAGAGATTCGTATGTCTCCAAACATCGATGCTAATGATATGAACACAAAGGTAAACGCAGCGAAGAAGTTCATCTCTAAGGGCGATAAGGTAAAGGTTACACTCCGTTTCCGCGGTCGTGAGATGGCACACATGCAGTCCTCAAAGCACATCCTTGATGATTTTGCTGAGGCGCTTGCTGATGTTGCAGTAGTGGAAAAGGCACCAAAGATTGAAGGTCGTTCTATGAGCTTGGTGCTTACAGAAAAGAAATCGTAA
- the galE gene encoding UDP-glucose 4-epimerase GalE, which translates to MAILVTGGAGFIGSHTCVELQQAGYDVVVYDNLSNASEKSLERVEAITGKPVKFYKGDILDRDRLNEVFEKEQLDSCIHFAGLKAVGESVAKPWEYYENNIAGTLTLVDVMRQHGCKNIIFSSSATVYGDPAEIPITENCPKGQCTNPYGWTKSMLEQILSDMQKADNEWNVVLLRYFNPIGAHPSGTMGENPNGIPNNLMPYITQVAVGKLPELGVFGNDYDTPDGTGVRDYIHVVDLAKGHVKALKKIEENAGLKIYNLGTGVGYSVLDIVKNFEEANDIKIPYTIKPRRAGDIATCYSDATKAKEELGWTAEYGIKEMCADSWRWQKNNPNGYES; encoded by the coding sequence ATGGCAATTTTAGTTACAGGTGGAGCGGGTTTTATTGGTAGCCACACATGCGTAGAGCTTCAGCAGGCAGGCTATGATGTTGTTGTTTATGACAACCTTTCAAATGCTTCAGAGAAGTCTCTTGAGAGAGTAGAGGCAATTACAGGAAAGCCAGTTAAATTCTATAAGGGAGATATCCTAGATAGAGATAGATTAAATGAAGTATTCGAGAAGGAGCAGCTTGATTCTTGTATTCATTTTGCAGGCCTTAAGGCAGTTGGTGAGTCAGTTGCAAAGCCTTGGGAATACTATGAGAACAATATTGCAGGTACACTTACTCTCGTAGATGTTATGAGACAGCATGGCTGCAAGAATATCATTTTCTCATCTTCAGCTACAGTTTACGGAGATCCAGCCGAGATCCCTATCACAGAGAACTGCCCTAAGGGGCAGTGTACAAACCCATATGGATGGACAAAGTCTATGCTTGAGCAGATTCTTTCTGATATGCAAAAGGCAGATAACGAGTGGAACGTAGTTCTTCTTCGTTACTTCAATCCAATTGGTGCTCATCCATCAGGAACAATGGGAGAAAATCCAAATGGTATTCCAAACAACCTTATGCCATACATCACACAGGTTGCAGTAGGAAAGCTTCCTGAGCTTGGTGTATTTGGTAATGATTATGATACTCCAGACGGTACTGGCGTACGTGATTATATCCATGTTGTTGATCTTGCTAAGGGACATGTAAAGGCTCTTAAGAAGATTGAAGAAAATGCAGGTCTTAAGATTTACAACCTTGGTACAGGTGTAGGTTACTCAGTTCTTGATATTGTAAAGAACTTTGAGGAAGCCAACGATATCAAGATTCCATACACGATTAAGCCTCGTCGTGCAGGCGATATTGCAACATGCTATTCAGATGCTACAAAGGCTAAGGAAGAGCTTGGCTGGACAGCAGAGTACGGCATCAAAGAAATGTGCGCTGACTCATGGAGATGGCAGAAGAACAATCCTAACGGATACGAATCGTAG
- a CDS encoding YceD family protein — translation MKISIKDITSLPDQSKKFKGDCEITEFSYLGSNFSINHIEPFDVVLSMIGTGKLHITLNTTATVVGPCDRCLTDVSFQVPASVDETVQVSEGQVVTDDDIGPYPFVDGEDIDVDELILNEILVNFPAKILCQDDCKGICPVCGKNRNIEACGCDDTVLDPRMAQFLDVFNSFKEVK, via the coding sequence ATGAAGATTTCTATTAAAGATATTACTTCATTACCTGATCAGAGTAAGAAGTTTAAAGGCGATTGCGAAATCACAGAGTTTTCTTACCTTGGCAGTAATTTTTCTATCAATCACATAGAGCCATTTGATGTAGTTTTATCTATGATCGGCACTGGAAAGCTTCACATCACATTGAACACTACAGCTACTGTTGTTGGTCCATGTGACAGATGTTTGACAGACGTATCATTTCAGGTTCCTGCTTCTGTAGATGAAACTGTTCAGGTTTCGGAGGGACAGGTTGTTACTGATGATGATATTGGTCCTTATCCATTTGTTGATGGAGAGGACATAGATGTAGATGAACTCATATTAAACGAGATCTTAGTGAATTTCCCGGCAAAGATATTGTGCCAGGATGACTGCAAGGGCATTTGCCCAGTTTGCGGTAAGAATCGTAACATCGAAGCTTGTGGCTGCGATGACACAGTTTTAGATCCTAGAATGGCACAATTTTTAGATGTCTTTAATAGCTTTAAGGAGGTGAAATAG
- the rpmI gene encoding 50S ribosomal protein L35 produces MPKMKTRRAAAKRFKVTGTGKLKRNKAYKSHILTKKTTKRKRNLRQSAIVDSTNVKNMKKVLPYL; encoded by the coding sequence ATGCCAAAGATGAAGACAAGAAGAGCAGCTGCAAAGCGCTTTAAGGTAACAGGAACAGGAAAGCTTAAGAGAAACAAGGCATACAAGAGCCATATCTTAACCAAGAAGACTACAAAGAGAAAGAGAAATCTTCGTCAGTCTGCAATCGTTGATTCAACAAACGTTAAGAACATGAAGAAAGTACTTCCATATCTCTAA
- the plsX gene encoding phosphate acyltransferase PlsX, producing MAEYTVVALDAMGGDNAPSEMVKGAVDAVNLNKEVKVILVGKEDVLKSELSAHAYPADRIEIKHASDVIETAEHPVMAIKRKKDSSMVVGLHLVKEGQADAFVSAGNSGALLVGGLGIVGRIRGIERAPFGAIIPTKNGVCLLADSGANVDCRSSHLVQFARMGSIYMEKALGIKNPRVAIVNNGAEEEKGNALVKETMPLLKECSDINFIGGIEAREIPNGTADVVVCDGFVGNALLKLYEGLASTLISVIKGGLMSTLRSKIGAALALPALKKTLKSFDATTYGGAPLLGLNGLVVKTHGSAKANEVKNTIFQCVTFKEQKINELIRDYIVIDKQKED from the coding sequence ATGGCAGAGTATACAGTAGTTGCACTTGACGCTATGGGCGGTGATAATGCCCCTTCAGAGATGGTCAAGGGTGCAGTTGATGCAGTTAATTTAAATAAAGAAGTTAAGGTTATTCTTGTAGGAAAGGAAGACGTTTTAAAGTCTGAGCTTAGTGCACACGCCTATCCTGCAGACAGAATTGAAATAAAGCATGCAAGCGATGTTATCGAGACAGCTGAGCATCCTGTTATGGCAATCAAGAGAAAGAAAGATTCTTCTATGGTTGTAGGTCTTCATCTTGTAAAGGAAGGCCAGGCAGATGCATTCGTTTCGGCTGGAAATTCCGGGGCACTTTTAGTAGGTGGTCTTGGAATTGTTGGAAGAATTCGTGGTATTGAGCGTGCTCCATTCGGCGCTATTATCCCTACTAAAAATGGCGTATGTCTTCTTGCAGATTCTGGAGCAAATGTTGACTGTCGTAGCAGTCATCTTGTTCAGTTTGCAAGGATGGGCAGTATCTACATGGAGAAGGCTCTTGGTATCAAAAATCCTCGAGTTGCTATTGTTAACAACGGCGCAGAGGAAGAAAAGGGAAATGCTCTTGTGAAGGAGACAATGCCACTTCTTAAGGAATGCTCAGATATCAATTTCATTGGTGGTATCGAGGCACGAGAGATTCCTAATGGCACAGCAGATGTTGTTGTTTGTGACGGCTTTGTTGGTAATGCACTTCTTAAGCTTTACGAGGGGCTTGCAAGTACACTTATCAGTGTCATAAAGGGCGGTCTTATGAGTACACTTCGCTCTAAGATTGGCGCAGCACTTGCTTTGCCTGCTCTTAAAAAGACACTTAAGTCATTTGACGCCACTACTTATGGAGGAGCTCCACTTCTTGGCCTTAATGGTCTTGTGGTTAAGACTCACGGAAGCGCCAAAGCAAACGAGGTTAAGAACACTATTTTTCAGTGTGTAACCTTCAAGGAGCAGAAAATTAACGAGCTTATCAGAGATTATATTGTGATAGATAAACAAAAGGAGGACTAG
- the rnc gene encoding ribonuclease III, which translates to MILKDLKEFQKTIGYEFRDESLLRQALTHSSYANEHHMKKLSDNERLEFLGDAVLEIVSSEFLYLNYTDLNEGKLSRLRASIVCEPTLAYICKEINLGDYVLLSKGEDMTGGRTRKSILSDAFEATIGAIFLDGGMEPASKYIHRFVLNDIEHKQLFYDSKTRLQEVVQANFKEALTYELLSESGPDHAKQFEVRAMVGTRVLGSGIGSTKKAAEQEAAYEGLMRLHKEDSIKII; encoded by the coding sequence ATGATTTTGAAGGATTTAAAGGAATTTCAAAAGACTATCGGCTATGAGTTTAGAGACGAAAGCTTATTACGCCAGGCGCTTACACACAGTTCTTACGCTAATGAGCATCACATGAAGAAGCTCTCTGACAATGAGAGACTTGAGTTTCTTGGTGATGCGGTGCTTGAAATTGTTTCGAGTGAGTTTTTGTATCTAAATTACACCGATTTAAATGAGGGTAAGCTTTCTAGGCTTCGTGCAAGTATTGTTTGCGAGCCTACACTTGCTTACATCTGTAAGGAGATTAATCTTGGTGATTACGTTCTCCTTTCTAAGGGTGAGGATATGACTGGTGGACGTACACGTAAGTCTATTTTGTCAGATGCCTTTGAGGCTACTATTGGTGCTATCTTTTTGGATGGTGGAATGGAGCCTGCTTCTAAATATATTCATCGCTTTGTTTTAAATGATATTGAACATAAGCAGCTGTTTTATGATAGCAAGACACGTTTGCAAGAGGTCGTTCAGGCTAATTTTAAGGAAGCTCTTACATATGAGCTTCTTTCGGAATCTGGTCCTGATCACGCAAAACAGTTCGAGGTTCGTGCAATGGTTGGCACTCGTGTCTTAGGCAGTGGAATCGGCAGCACCAAAAAGGCAGCCGAGCAGGAAGCGGCCTACGAAGGTCTTATGCGCCTCCACAAGGAAGATTCGATTAAAATCATTT